One Weissella ceti DNA window includes the following coding sequences:
- a CDS encoding DUF7671 family protein → MASKYPTLELIGIVLTPTNNGGFAPKEPISVHSWRIGKHTKGKFSAPGQLFLTENQQTVVIVETRPLKFNARHDITPMSRFLTTALDTETFNNLLNKIN, encoded by the coding sequence ATGGCTAGTAAGTATCCAACCTTGGAACTCATTGGGATTGTTTTAACGCCCACAAATAATGGTGGTTTCGCTCCCAAAGAGCCCATTTCCGTACATAGTTGGCGTATCGGGAAACATACGAAAGGTAAATTCAGTGCCCCTGGTCAGTTATTTCTAACTGAAAATCAACAAACAGTCGTAATTGTGGAGACTCGTCCTCTGAAATTTAATGCGCGTCATGACATTACACCGATGAGTCGTTTTCTCACAACTGCTTTAGATACTGAGACATTCAATAACTTGTTGAATAAGATTAACTAA
- a CDS encoding rRNA methyltransferase: protein MRSVQKLAQITLDEAIQIGDLTIDATIKHGDITRFLASRVGEAGKVLSFSETKADIDDVATSLFLSGLHERVDLISKPYTDIPNYLDPTTPIGAAVFQITAEDDQTALLTTVKMLLLNLKENGIILLLADQVESIADISEYAKKLPTNTYEVEQFTDLLIGESALLLQRK, encoded by the coding sequence ATGCGTTCTGTTCAAAAATTAGCTCAAATCACGCTCGATGAAGCGATTCAAATCGGTGATTTAACCATCGATGCCACAATTAAACACGGTGATATCACTCGCTTTTTAGCTAGTCGTGTCGGCGAAGCCGGAAAAGTACTATCATTTTCTGAAACTAAGGCTGACATTGACGACGTTGCCACATCTCTTTTCCTAAGTGGGTTACACGAACGTGTTGACTTGATTAGCAAGCCTTACACAGATATTCCCAACTACCTAGACCCAACAACACCAATCGGTGCAGCAGTTTTCCAAATCACTGCCGAAGACGATCAAACAGCGCTACTAACGACTGTAAAAATGTTGTTGTTGAACCTAAAGGAAAACGGCATTATCTTATTATTGGCTGATCAAGTAGAGAGTATCGCTGATATTTCTGAATACGCCAAGAAATTACCAACTAATACTTACGAAGTAGAACAATTTACTGATTTGCTAATTGGTGAATCTGCATTGTTGCTACAACGTAAATAA
- the rsgA gene encoding ribosome small subunit-dependent GTPase A yields MTTSTLKNIGFTAENQVDLDAKQIIGRVSSQAQNLYRVLTENGETYAKVSGKFAYQVTQLSEYPAVGDFVVLDAMTDNTDQAVIHKVLPRKSRLARESAGDSSEEQLIATNIDKIFICMSLNEDYNLRRLERYLAIAWNSGSMPYIILTKTDLCADLDDKLAEIAEVAIGVSVICTTNAAENGYAEIEKHLESGKTSVFVGSSGVGKSTLINHFKTGGEITTDRLRNDDKGRHTTTQRDLYVLPHYRGMVIDTPGMRELGIGAADISQVFEDIDDLANMCKFNDCTHTSEPKCAVKKAIKNGTLSEKRLDSYQKLQLESEYDGMNAKMIEQTKLNRMLGGKKSVQKMLKEHKY; encoded by the coding sequence TTGACTACATCTACTTTAAAAAATATTGGATTTACAGCAGAAAATCAGGTTGATCTTGATGCGAAACAGATTATTGGGCGTGTTTCATCACAGGCACAGAACTTGTACCGAGTTTTGACAGAAAATGGTGAAACGTATGCCAAAGTCTCTGGGAAATTTGCATATCAGGTGACACAACTAAGTGAATATCCGGCCGTAGGCGACTTCGTCGTGTTAGATGCAATGACTGATAACACTGACCAAGCCGTTATTCATAAAGTTCTGCCACGTAAAAGTCGCTTAGCACGTGAAAGTGCCGGGGATTCGTCAGAAGAACAATTGATTGCGACGAATATTGATAAGATTTTCATCTGTATGTCTTTGAATGAAGACTATAATTTACGACGATTAGAACGCTATCTAGCAATTGCTTGGAACAGTGGTTCAATGCCGTATATCATCTTAACCAAGACCGACCTGTGTGCCGACTTAGATGATAAGTTAGCTGAAATAGCAGAAGTTGCGATTGGTGTTTCCGTTATTTGTACAACCAATGCAGCTGAAAATGGCTATGCAGAGATTGAAAAACATCTTGAATCAGGTAAAACGTCAGTCTTTGTTGGATCATCCGGTGTTGGGAAGTCGACATTAATCAATCATTTTAAGACTGGTGGTGAAATTACCACAGATCGATTACGCAATGATGATAAAGGCCGACATACAACAACTCAACGTGACTTGTATGTCTTACCACATTATCGCGGTATGGTTATTGATACACCGGGGATGCGTGAACTTGGTATTGGTGCAGCAGATATCTCTCAGGTATTCGAAGATATTGATGACTTGGCTAACATGTGTAAATTTAATGATTGTACCCACACGTCTGAGCCTAAATGTGCCGTAAAAAAGGCGATTAAAAATGGAACGTTATCAGAGAAACGATTAGATAGTTATCAAAAGCTACAATTAGAATCTGAATACGATGGCATGAATGCCAAAATGATTGAACAAACCAAGCTTAATCGCATGCTAGGTGGGAAGAAGTCTGTTCAGAAAATGTTGAAGGAACATAAATACTAA
- the lepB gene encoding signal peptidase I encodes MNVLKKIFGVVMPLVVGCGIALLLNAFVLTIVTVDGESMEPNLHDRDKVVALKFKDVTRNAVILFEANGVDPKAQGQKQKLYVKRVIGVPGDEITYTNEGDLFVNGVKDPQNYLTEPQKINGTLDMLQGDLASQGFTLASLSQQQNWLAPTTVNKVPADSYFVMGDNRAISNDSRAWGFVPKDKIKGVVYAPFWIENDGLIN; translated from the coding sequence ATGAATGTATTGAAAAAGATTTTTGGCGTTGTTATGCCATTGGTAGTTGGCTGCGGAATTGCGTTGCTACTTAACGCATTTGTATTAACGATTGTGACGGTAGATGGGGAATCAATGGAACCCAATCTTCATGATCGAGATAAAGTTGTAGCCCTGAAGTTCAAAGATGTTACGCGCAATGCCGTCATTCTATTTGAAGCAAACGGTGTTGATCCAAAAGCTCAAGGGCAGAAACAAAAGCTGTATGTAAAACGTGTAATCGGGGTGCCAGGTGATGAGATTACTTACACTAACGAAGGTGACTTGTTTGTAAATGGTGTGAAAGATCCACAAAACTATTTAACTGAACCACAAAAAATTAATGGCACACTAGATATGTTGCAAGGAGACCTAGCCAGCCAAGGATTTACGTTAGCGAGTTTGTCACAACAACAAAATTGGCTAGCACCAACAACGGTTAATAAAGTGCCCGCAGATTCATATTTTGTGATGGGAGATAACCGCGCGATTTCAAATGATAGTCGTGCTTGGGGATTCGTACCCAAGGATAAGATCAAAGGCGTTGTATACGCACCCTTCTGGATTGAAAATGATGGGCTAATCAATTAG
- the leuS gene encoding leucine--tRNA ligase, whose amino-acid sequence MAYQHQKIEKKWQHYWDENQTFKTSSAHDKEKYFAMDMFPFPSGQGLHVGHPEGYTATDIVSRMKRMQGFNVLHPMGFDAFGLPTEEYAIKTGTDPKTVTRENVKNFRRQMKALGLSYDWSREVNTTDPHYYKWTQWIFEQLYKMDLAYEDEIMVNWAPDYNGGTVVANEEIIDGKTERGGFPVYRVPMRQWALKITAYADRLIDDLDGLDWPDAIKEQQRNWIGRSIGAAVNFNVVGNDAKVEVFTTRADTLHGATYLVLSPEHDLVEQIVTDDQKEAVAAFKETLATKSDLERTDLNKDKSGVFTGAYAVNPVNGEELPIWVGDYVLASYGTGAVMAVPAHDQRDFEFATKYGLPMVQVIEGGDITEAAYTGDGVHINSGDWDGMDKATAIDAAITWLTENGAGEKRVNYRLRDWIFSRQRYWGEPIPVIHWEDGETTLVPEDELPLRLPEIDNIMPSGTGESPLVNVDEWVNVVDENGRKGKRETNTMPQWAGSSWYYLRYMDPHNQDELVSKEAIDYWQSVDLYIGGAEHAVLHLLYARFWHKVLYDLGVVPTKEPFQSLANQGMILGENHEKMSKSKGNVVNPDDVVEEYGADTLRMYEMFMGPLDQSIAWSEEGLAGSRRWLDRVWRLFIDEEDKLRDRVTTADDEKLKKVYNETVKKVTDDYENLRFNTAISQMMIFVNEAYKVDMIPVAYMEGFLQLLNPIAPHLAEELWSYLHPEETMTYSAWPTYDEAALVESEIKLVVQVNGKVRANIMIPADADREQMQALALADETIQKWLDGAEPKKVIAVPGKLVNIVV is encoded by the coding sequence ATGGCATATCAACATCAAAAAATTGAAAAAAAGTGGCAACACTATTGGGACGAGAACCAAACGTTCAAGACTTCTAGCGCCCACGATAAAGAAAAGTACTTTGCAATGGATATGTTCCCATTCCCATCAGGGCAAGGGCTACACGTTGGACATCCAGAAGGATACACAGCGACTGATATTGTGTCACGTATGAAGCGTATGCAAGGATTCAACGTTTTGCACCCAATGGGATTTGATGCCTTTGGTTTGCCAACTGAAGAATACGCGATTAAGACAGGTACAGATCCAAAGACAGTTACACGTGAAAACGTGAAGAACTTCCGTCGTCAAATGAAGGCCCTAGGGTTGTCATACGACTGGTCACGTGAAGTGAATACAACTGATCCACATTACTATAAGTGGACACAATGGATCTTCGAACAATTGTACAAGATGGACTTGGCATACGAAGATGAAATCATGGTTAACTGGGCCCCTGACTACAATGGTGGAACAGTTGTGGCCAATGAAGAAATCATCGATGGTAAGACTGAACGTGGTGGCTTCCCAGTTTACCGTGTTCCAATGCGCCAATGGGCATTGAAGATTACGGCTTACGCAGATCGTTTGATTGATGATTTGGATGGCCTAGACTGGCCAGACGCCATCAAGGAACAACAACGTAACTGGATCGGACGTTCAATCGGAGCAGCCGTTAACTTTAACGTTGTTGGCAACGATGCAAAGGTTGAAGTCTTTACAACTCGTGCAGACACATTGCACGGCGCAACTTACCTAGTGTTGTCACCAGAACATGATTTGGTAGAACAAATCGTTACTGATGACCAAAAGGAAGCAGTTGCAGCATTCAAGGAAACTTTGGCAACAAAGTCTGACTTGGAACGTACTGACTTGAACAAGGATAAGTCTGGTGTCTTCACTGGTGCTTACGCCGTTAATCCTGTTAACGGTGAAGAACTACCAATTTGGGTAGGGGACTATGTGTTGGCTTCATACGGAACGGGTGCTGTTATGGCTGTTCCGGCACATGACCAACGTGACTTTGAATTCGCAACTAAGTACGGATTGCCAATGGTACAAGTTATCGAAGGTGGCGACATTACAGAAGCTGCTTACACTGGTGACGGTGTACACATCAACTCAGGTGACTGGGATGGTATGGATAAGGCAACTGCTATTGATGCCGCAATCACTTGGTTGACTGAAAACGGCGCTGGTGAAAAGCGTGTGAACTACCGTTTGCGTGACTGGATCTTCTCTCGTCAACGTTACTGGGGTGAACCAATTCCAGTTATTCATTGGGAAGATGGTGAAACAACACTAGTTCCTGAAGACGAATTGCCACTACGATTGCCAGAAATTGATAACATCATGCCATCAGGTACTGGTGAATCTCCATTGGTTAACGTAGACGAATGGGTTAATGTCGTGGATGAAAATGGACGTAAGGGAAAGCGTGAAACGAACACAATGCCACAATGGGCTGGTTCATCATGGTACTACCTACGTTACATGGATCCACACAATCAAGATGAATTGGTTTCTAAGGAAGCTATTGACTACTGGCAATCAGTAGACTTGTACATTGGTGGTGCAGAACACGCCGTACTACACTTGTTGTACGCTCGTTTCTGGCACAAGGTATTGTACGACCTAGGAGTTGTACCTACTAAGGAACCATTCCAATCATTGGCTAACCAAGGTATGATTCTTGGAGAAAACCACGAAAAGATGTCTAAGTCTAAGGGTAATGTTGTTAACCCTGATGATGTCGTTGAAGAATATGGTGCCGACACACTTCGTATGTACGAAATGTTCATGGGACCTTTGGACCAATCAATTGCTTGGTCTGAAGAAGGTTTGGCTGGATCTCGTCGTTGGTTGGACCGTGTATGGCGCTTGTTTATCGATGAAGAAGACAAGCTACGTGACCGTGTAACAACTGCGGATGACGAAAAGCTAAAGAAGGTCTACAACGAAACTGTTAAGAAGGTAACAGACGATTACGAAAACCTACGTTTCAACACGGCGATCTCACAAATGATGATCTTCGTAAACGAAGCTTACAAGGTTGATATGATTCCTGTTGCTTACATGGAAGGCTTCTTGCAATTGCTAAACCCAATTGCACCGCATTTGGCAGAAGAACTATGGTCATACCTTCACCCTGAAGAAACAATGACTTACAGTGCTTGGCCAACATACGATGAAGCGGCATTGGTTGAATCAGAAATCAAGTTGGTTGTGCAAGTGAACGGTAAGGTTCGTGCCAACATCATGATTCCTGCGGACGCTGATCGTGAACAAATGCAAGCATTGGCTCTTGCGGATGAAACAATCCAAAAGTGGTTGGATGGCGCAGAACCTAAGAAGGTGATCGCTGTTCCTGGAAAGCTTGTAAATATTGTTGTGTAA
- a CDS encoding APC family permease, which yields MSEGVKLKRSMGLWSGLSLVIGTVIGSGVFFKQASVLEQAGSTTAGLAAWIVGGIITLAAGLTISEVAARLPKTGGLYSYIESLYGSAAGFLTGWMQVIVYAPAVIASIGGYAAFLTANFLGLPTEAARWITISYIMLVVLINVLENRVTAAFQVITTSIKMIPIVLLIGYGLFFGQVDALGQTVTQLTSTAKGGFGMAVLATLFAYDGWILLSNLAGELKNPRRDMPRSIVYGVSIIVLAYVGVTYAVYRALPAEQIIALQNNSTFVMATQAFGEFGGRALSITIIISMWGTLNGKMIAFPRMAYAMSKDGLFPKYLSRLNAKTQEPIAAILSVAAIAMSIALFTNSADRLSDIAIFTIWIFYTAAFFGIFILRRQSKKNPDTQEAPLFKTPLYPITPLVAIGGAMFVLISTLQSDFQSVMISMVMVGLGLPVYHYYRKKNNVQ from the coding sequence ATGTCAGAAGGTGTCAAACTAAAGCGTTCAATGGGTCTGTGGTCAGGATTATCTTTGGTCATCGGAACTGTTATTGGATCAGGTGTATTTTTTAAGCAAGCGAGTGTTCTTGAACAAGCAGGAAGCACAACTGCTGGATTAGCAGCATGGATCGTCGGAGGTATCATTACTTTGGCGGCTGGATTGACTATTTCAGAAGTTGCTGCTCGTTTGCCAAAGACTGGTGGATTGTACAGCTACATCGAATCACTATATGGTTCAGCAGCTGGATTCTTAACTGGTTGGATGCAAGTTATCGTGTATGCACCGGCTGTTATTGCTTCAATTGGTGGATATGCTGCCTTCCTGACAGCGAACTTCTTGGGATTGCCTACAGAAGCAGCTCGTTGGATCACGATTTCATACATCATGTTGGTGGTGTTGATTAACGTTTTGGAAAACCGCGTTACGGCTGCTTTCCAAGTAATCACGACATCAATTAAGATGATTCCGATTGTGCTATTGATTGGATACGGATTGTTCTTTGGACAAGTTGATGCGTTGGGTCAAACTGTGACACAACTAACATCTACAGCTAAGGGTGGATTCGGAATGGCCGTTTTGGCAACTTTGTTTGCTTATGATGGTTGGATCTTGCTATCTAACTTGGCAGGAGAACTAAAGAACCCACGTCGTGACATGCCGCGTTCAATCGTTTACGGTGTGTCAATCATCGTATTGGCTTACGTTGGTGTTACTTACGCTGTTTACCGTGCGTTGCCAGCAGAACAAATCATTGCTTTGCAAAACAACTCAACATTCGTAATGGCTACACAAGCTTTTGGTGAATTTGGTGGACGTGCTTTGAGTATCACAATCATCATCTCAATGTGGGGAACATTGAATGGTAAGATGATTGCTTTCCCTCGTATGGCATACGCAATGTCAAAGGACGGATTGTTCCCTAAGTACTTGTCACGTTTGAACGCGAAGACACAAGAACCAATTGCGGCAATTCTTTCAGTTGCGGCAATAGCTATGTCAATTGCCTTGTTCACTAACTCAGCTGACCGTCTATCTGACATTGCTATCTTCACTATCTGGATTTTCTACACAGCGGCATTCTTTGGAATCTTTATTCTACGTCGTCAAAGCAAGAAGAACCCAGATACACAAGAAGCCCCATTGTTTAAGACACCTTTGTACCCAATCACACCATTGGTTGCGATTGGTGGAGCGATGTTCGTATTGATCTCAACCCTTCAATCCGACTTCCAAAGCGTTATGATTTCAATGGTTATGGTTGGACTTGGTTTGCCAGTCTACCACTACTACCGTAAGAAGAATAACGTACAATAA
- a CDS encoding putative polysaccharide biosynthesis protein has protein sequence MIDENDHKVSAEDTETKQLNTLPVRPVEQKEIDVHEVSDPFAKDAPNPEDLIFTDPEGPTYVAGNQFVDQAPRLGATTLIDLSQVQQELDNLDSDGDEEEISDFDEANAASRMLRGSMWMTIGSLASRFLGAIYIIPWVAMIGNVYFNQANSLYAQGYQIYGVALMVATAGLPNVVARLVAEYSAKKEFGTVKQVLKQSLLLGGAMGAAAALFLYLFAGLLAQGDPNVVLVIRSLTAAVLVIPILAMLRGFLQGYEMMAPSAISQFVEQVVRVIYMLGMTYWIMVATNGSWVDATVQSTFAAFWGALAGIAVLIFSMIRRRDFFNRQAEQSIQVEDVDTRQLMIRMARQSVPVILGGSAIALVQLIDQYTFFNIMKTFTSFGATAVQDMYAQFAFNSNKLVMLTISLAVGLAETALPLLARARETRDFDIISDRITYAMKLLSFVMVPAALGMAVIAQPLYLLFYNTNDVHNGTLVLQYASITSIVLGLYMVVLAMYQGLGRLRETVQLLGVIIVAKLILQVPLTLAFAGMGPLMSTAIAFSAGIFLALRRLSRDYGIDWDPFNKSLVIILMWSLIMFSVTLPFSMMLSSVLGTGKLVQLFIILIVGGLGGAIYGIAALKTPLAVDVLGPRAEKLAKKLPF, from the coding sequence ATGATTGATGAGAATGACCACAAAGTGTCTGCTGAAGACACAGAAACCAAACAACTAAATACTTTGCCGGTTCGACCAGTTGAACAAAAAGAAATTGATGTTCATGAAGTATCAGACCCATTTGCCAAGGATGCGCCAAACCCAGAAGATTTGATTTTTACAGATCCTGAAGGTCCAACTTATGTGGCTGGTAATCAATTCGTTGACCAAGCCCCACGTTTGGGAGCAACAACCCTAATTGACTTGTCACAAGTGCAACAAGAATTAGACAATCTTGATTCAGATGGGGATGAGGAAGAAATCTCAGACTTTGATGAAGCCAACGCCGCTTCACGTATGTTGCGTGGGTCAATGTGGATGACCATTGGAAGTCTAGCGTCACGATTCCTTGGAGCGATTTATATCATTCCTTGGGTAGCGATGATTGGTAACGTCTACTTTAACCAAGCAAATTCATTGTACGCGCAAGGTTACCAAATCTATGGTGTGGCTTTGATGGTTGCAACGGCTGGGTTACCAAACGTTGTTGCCCGTCTTGTGGCGGAATACAGTGCCAAGAAAGAATTTGGGACTGTTAAACAGGTCCTAAAGCAATCTTTGTTGCTTGGTGGAGCAATGGGAGCGGCAGCTGCCTTGTTCCTATATCTATTCGCAGGACTATTAGCTCAAGGTGATCCAAACGTTGTGTTGGTTATCCGTTCGCTAACCGCAGCAGTCCTAGTGATTCCAATCCTAGCCATGCTACGTGGATTCCTACAAGGATATGAGATGATGGCGCCATCTGCTATTTCACAGTTTGTGGAACAAGTGGTCCGTGTTATCTACATGTTAGGAATGACTTATTGGATTATGGTTGCGACGAATGGTAGTTGGGTAGATGCAACTGTGCAATCAACCTTTGCGGCCTTCTGGGGAGCGTTAGCTGGTATTGCGGTACTTATCTTCAGTATGATTCGTCGTCGTGACTTCTTTAACCGACAAGCAGAACAATCAATTCAAGTAGAAGATGTTGATACTCGTCAATTAATGATTCGTATGGCTCGCCAATCTGTCCCAGTTATCTTGGGTGGATCAGCAATTGCCTTGGTACAATTGATTGACCAATACACATTCTTCAATATCATGAAGACCTTTACTTCATTTGGTGCAACAGCAGTACAAGATATGTATGCGCAATTTGCTTTTAATTCTAACAAGTTGGTGATGCTAACGATTTCACTAGCCGTTGGACTAGCTGAAACAGCCTTGCCATTGTTGGCGCGTGCTCGTGAAACGCGTGATTTCGATATCATTAGTGATCGTATTACGTACGCTATGAAGCTTTTGAGCTTTGTGATGGTACCGGCAGCGTTGGGGATGGCAGTTATCGCCCAACCATTGTACCTATTGTTCTACAACACAAATGACGTCCACAATGGAACACTAGTGTTGCAATACGCAAGTATCACATCAATCGTGCTAGGATTGTACATGGTTGTTTTGGCTATGTACCAAGGACTTGGTCGTTTACGTGAAACAGTGCAATTGTTGGGTGTTATTATCGTTGCTAAGCTGATTCTACAAGTACCACTAACATTGGCGTTTGCTGGAATGGGACCATTGATGTCTACAGCAATTGCATTCTCAGCGGGAATCTTCCTAGCACTACGTCGCTTGAGCCGTGACTACGGTATTGATTGGGATCCATTCAATAAGTCATTGGTTATCATCTTGATGTGGAGCTTAATCATGTTCTCAGTGACTCTACCATTTAGCATGATGCTAAGTAGCGTTCTTGGAACAGGTAAGTTGGTTCAATTGTTTATTATCTTGATTGTTGGTGGACTTGGTGGGGCAATTTATGGAATTGCTGCACTAAAGACACCATTAGCTGTTGATGTTCTTGGACCTCGAGCTGAAAAGCTAGCCAAGAAGTTGCCGTTTTAA
- the rlmD gene encoding 23S rRNA (uracil(1939)-C(5))-methyltransferase RlmD, whose translation MRPKVNIPVKMGEHHTGVVQEVQYNGQAIVMVDEYPIHLDNAYPNETVTFEITQVNRKFARAVLVEVVEASEDRVDSGRDDLLMTGIAPYLNLSYPAQLKLKQEQVTKIFERANVPATVAPTIGMEDPTHYRNKTVVPMQYKDGHLETGFIKRGTPDEIVPLEDYFVNDPVIDEVIGLVRDVLDKHQVSIYSDLTEQGEMRYIMVRRGYYTHETMVVLVTQTATLKDEAEIAEEIAAVVPGIKSIVLNHNPRSLHLMTSGDNRTLWGADAIHDELLGIDFEIGPNSFYQVNPQTTEVLYALAAEKAELTENDTIIDAYSGIGTIGLSVADQVKEVIGVEWVARAVEDAEKNVANNQITNARFVTGDAPAQMKAWHAEGVRPEVVFVDPTRPGLTPELMDAVVDMRPTRFVYISCNPETMARDARYMLDKGFELHGDIQPLDQFPQTAHVEAVAVFVPGEETNED comes from the coding sequence ATGAGACCTAAAGTAAATATCCCTGTAAAGATGGGAGAGCACCATACTGGTGTTGTACAAGAAGTACAATATAATGGACAAGCCATTGTGATGGTCGATGAATATCCAATTCACCTAGACAATGCTTATCCAAATGAAACTGTGACCTTTGAAATTACACAAGTTAATCGTAAGTTTGCGCGTGCGGTTTTGGTAGAAGTCGTGGAAGCGTCTGAAGATCGTGTTGATTCAGGTCGCGATGATCTATTGATGACTGGAATTGCACCATACCTTAACTTGTCATATCCTGCGCAACTAAAGTTGAAGCAAGAACAAGTGACTAAGATTTTTGAACGCGCAAATGTACCAGCGACCGTTGCGCCAACAATTGGGATGGAAGATCCAACTCATTACCGTAATAAGACTGTGGTGCCTATGCAATATAAAGATGGTCACCTAGAAACAGGATTTATTAAGCGTGGAACACCAGACGAAATTGTGCCGTTGGAAGATTACTTCGTGAATGATCCAGTGATTGATGAAGTGATTGGATTAGTGCGTGATGTTTTGGATAAGCATCAAGTATCAATCTACTCTGATTTAACAGAACAAGGTGAAATGCGTTATATCATGGTTCGTCGTGGATACTACACCCACGAAACAATGGTTGTGTTGGTTACGCAAACGGCAACGTTAAAAGATGAAGCCGAAATTGCCGAAGAAATTGCGGCCGTGGTACCAGGAATTAAGAGTATTGTCTTGAACCATAACCCACGTTCATTGCATTTGATGACATCAGGTGACAATCGTACCCTTTGGGGTGCCGACGCGATTCATGATGAATTGCTAGGAATTGATTTTGAAATTGGACCAAACTCTTTCTACCAAGTTAATCCACAAACAACTGAAGTATTGTATGCCTTGGCTGCCGAAAAAGCTGAACTAACAGAAAATGACACCATCATTGATGCTTATTCAGGAATTGGAACGATCGGGCTTTCTGTAGCGGACCAAGTGAAGGAAGTTATTGGTGTTGAATGGGTGGCGCGTGCCGTAGAAGATGCGGAAAAGAACGTTGCCAATAACCAGATAACAAATGCGCGTTTTGTGACGGGGGATGCGCCTGCACAAATGAAGGCGTGGCATGCAGAAGGTGTTCGACCTGAAGTTGTTTTCGTAGACCCAACTCGTCCAGGATTAACTCCTGAATTGATGGATGCGGTTGTTGATATGCGTCCAACACGTTTTGTGTATATCTCATGTAACCCAGAAACAATGGCGCGAGATGCACGTTACATGCTAGATAAGGGATTTGAACTACATGGTGATATTCAACCACTTGATCAATTCCCGCAAACAGCTCACGTTGAAGCCGTGGCAGTATTCGTTCCTGGAGAAGAAACTAATGAAGATTAA